In a single window of the Streptomyces sp. CGMCC 4.7035 genome:
- a CDS encoding SpoIIE family protein phosphatase, translating to MADRGGSPLSLPQAWPAHPDPILALNRMGSFDWDLDTGLFHMDAQAHEIFDLRPGEYDGHPESLATRVPPTEARRLDALVAQAIKDGSENYGAYFRIRRRDGAPRWTHTQGYIRRDGTGRPRRIIGIVRDATEELRDSQARVDLTAQDEALRQQTNVVQTTTAALAHARTVQDVIDVLKDSHGLTHLGAASLVVGLVEAGRIRLVAEGPEGSSVPGTMVTRIDEPYPMSEVVRTLTPRFIESPEEFAEQYPILWPHLTDLRITSAAYLPLIVQARPIGAMGLLYDDRRGFTPEEQNLLVALGSSIAQSLQRAMFYEQEKDLAEGLQQAMLPRSIPSVPGADIAVRYRAGGAGGSLGRDIGGDWYDLIPLPGGRVGAVIGDVQGHDTHAAAVMGQLRIVLRAYAAEGHTPATVMARASVFLDELDTERFATCLYAEADLSTGVVQLVRAGHIDPLLRLADGDCRRLPVEGGLPLGLSAEFGRLEYPVTIAELHPGQALLLCTDGLIEQPGADLDEGVQALRELIRKGPEDVHDLANRLIDVAEERGGDDDVALLVLRRRGRSQRSGGRLQQHVGPGDPQALRAARRTIRAAVRAWGAGERSDEIELVADELITNVLLHTEGSAIVTLRILHGHDRRLRVEVEDSSSALPRMREAGDSGVSGRGLLLVDRLTDVWGVEARGGGKAVWCEFMVRRRD from the coding sequence ATGGCTGATCGGGGAGGGAGCCCCCTGTCACTCCCGCAGGCCTGGCCCGCCCACCCGGATCCGATCCTGGCGCTCAACCGCATGGGCAGCTTCGACTGGGACCTGGACACCGGGCTGTTCCACATGGACGCCCAGGCCCACGAGATCTTCGACCTGCGCCCCGGCGAATACGACGGCCACCCCGAGTCCCTGGCGACCCGGGTCCCGCCGACCGAGGCCCGGCGCCTGGACGCCCTGGTCGCCCAGGCCATCAAGGACGGCAGCGAGAACTACGGCGCCTACTTCCGCATCCGCCGCCGCGACGGCGCCCCGCGCTGGACCCACACCCAGGGCTACATCCGGCGCGACGGGACGGGCCGGCCGCGCCGGATCATCGGGATCGTCCGCGACGCGACCGAGGAACTGCGCGACAGCCAGGCCCGCGTCGACCTGACGGCGCAGGACGAGGCGCTGCGCCAGCAGACGAACGTCGTCCAGACCACCACCGCCGCGCTGGCCCACGCCCGCACGGTCCAGGACGTCATCGACGTCCTCAAGGACAGTCACGGCCTCACCCACCTCGGCGCGGCCAGCCTGGTCGTGGGACTGGTGGAGGCCGGCCGTATACGGCTGGTGGCCGAGGGACCGGAGGGCAGCTCCGTGCCCGGCACCATGGTCACGCGCATCGACGAGCCGTACCCGATGAGCGAGGTCGTACGGACCCTCACCCCGCGGTTCATCGAGTCACCCGAGGAGTTCGCCGAGCAGTATCCGATCCTGTGGCCGCACCTCACGGACCTGCGGATCACCTCGGCCGCCTACCTGCCGCTGATCGTGCAGGCCCGCCCCATCGGTGCCATGGGCCTGCTCTACGACGACCGGCGCGGCTTCACCCCGGAGGAGCAGAACCTCCTCGTCGCGCTCGGCAGCAGCATCGCGCAGAGCCTGCAACGCGCCATGTTCTACGAGCAGGAGAAGGATCTCGCCGAGGGGCTCCAGCAGGCGATGCTGCCGCGCTCCATCCCCAGCGTGCCCGGTGCCGACATCGCCGTCCGTTACCGTGCCGGTGGTGCCGGAGGCTCCCTCGGCCGGGACATCGGCGGGGACTGGTACGACCTGATCCCGCTGCCCGGCGGCCGTGTCGGCGCCGTCATCGGTGACGTCCAGGGCCACGACACGCACGCTGCCGCCGTCATGGGCCAGCTGCGGATCGTCCTGCGCGCGTACGCCGCCGAGGGGCACACGCCGGCCACGGTGATGGCCCGCGCCTCGGTCTTCCTCGACGAACTCGACACCGAACGCTTCGCGACCTGCCTGTACGCGGAGGCCGACCTGTCCACCGGAGTGGTGCAGCTGGTCCGTGCGGGCCATATCGATCCACTGCTACGGCTGGCCGACGGGGACTGCCGGCGCCTGCCCGTCGAGGGCGGACTGCCGCTCGGGCTGTCCGCCGAGTTCGGCCGGCTCGAATACCCGGTCACCATCGCAGAACTACACCCCGGCCAGGCCCTGCTGCTGTGCACCGACGGACTGATCGAACAGCCCGGCGCCGACCTCGACGAGGGCGTACAGGCTCTGCGGGAGCTGATCCGCAAGGGCCCCGAGGACGTGCACGACCTCGCGAACCGGCTCATCGACGTGGCCGAGGAACGGGGCGGCGACGACGATGTGGCCCTGCTCGTCCTGCGGCGCCGGGGCCGGTCCCAGCGGTCCGGTGGCCGGCTCCAGCAGCACGTGGGGCCCGGCGACCCGCAGGCCCTCAGGGCGGCCCGCCGCACGATCCGCGCCGCCGTCCGCGCGTGGGGCGCCGGCGAGCGCTCCGACGAGATCGAACTGGTCGCCGACGAGCTGATCACCAACGTCCTCCTGCACACCGAGGGCTCCGCGATCGTCACCCTCCGGATCCTCCACGGCCACGACCGCAGGCTCCGCGTGGAGGTCGAGGACTCCTCCAGCGCCCTGCCCCGCATGCGCGAGGCCGGCGACTCGGGCGTCTCGGGCCGCGGCCTGCTGCTCGTCGACCGGCTCACGGACGTGTGGGGCGTGGAGGCGCGCGGTGGAGGCAAGGCCGTTTGGTGCGAGTTCATGGTCAGGCGTCGCGACTGA
- a CDS encoding DUF6777 domain-containing protein has protein sequence MKTPIRALNAPLRTLVAACALSVAALLCAGCADGNILASGTRTGGEIFLQPAAAQGPDPFTASTVVSAVASGSVTRTPQAGADRSTSVARSFSGATPGLYGGTQSVGSCDVERQTAFLTADRARGRAFAQASGIGQASIPAFLHGLTSVVLRADTRVTNHGFRDGRATGYQSVLEAGTAVLVDGRGVPRVRCACGNPIDAPAAVKGAHATSGRSWTGYRPAQVITVIPAPQTVTHITIISIEHRNTWIERRIGDDGHRDVVVRPQPAAVGPPKDTGTDGPRLEPSDRLAHELSSSASGDGASPAETWPSLTVGGASPGETRPSLTGGGASPQQNGLSPQNSADDCATPTPTVSPTVTPGMPDVPSDGSSAPGGTSAQGADPRSDCATATATATSPATRMAPPTTSSGTSVPSSAAVPPPAAPTGPTDQTNPTDPIDPSATAEPAIPFGSPGDDIGPSSVPEVPDVPDGGGLIPDDTSTADVLFDSPAGVFNG, from the coding sequence GTGAAGACGCCCATCAGGGCGCTGAATGCGCCTCTCAGGACCCTTGTCGCGGCCTGCGCCCTCTCGGTGGCGGCCCTGCTCTGCGCCGGCTGCGCCGACGGGAACATCCTGGCATCCGGCACCCGGACGGGGGGCGAGATCTTCCTCCAGCCCGCCGCGGCCCAAGGCCCCGACCCCTTCACCGCCTCGACGGTCGTCTCCGCCGTGGCTTCGGGATCCGTCACCCGAACACCGCAGGCGGGGGCGGACCGGAGCACCTCGGTGGCCCGCTCGTTCTCCGGCGCCACCCCGGGCCTCTACGGCGGCACGCAATCCGTCGGCAGCTGCGACGTCGAACGGCAGACAGCCTTCCTCACCGCCGACCGGGCCAGGGGCCGCGCCTTCGCCCAGGCGTCCGGCATCGGCCAGGCGTCCATACCCGCGTTCCTGCACGGCCTGACCTCGGTCGTCCTGCGCGCCGACACCCGGGTCACCAACCACGGCTTCCGCGACGGACGGGCCACTGGCTACCAGTCCGTGCTGGAGGCCGGTACCGCCGTCCTCGTCGATGGCCGCGGCGTGCCTCGCGTCCGCTGCGCCTGCGGCAACCCGATCGACGCGCCCGCCGCCGTCAAGGGTGCCCACGCCACCAGCGGCCGCTCCTGGACCGGGTATCGGCCTGCCCAGGTGATCACGGTGATCCCGGCGCCGCAGACCGTCACCCACATCACGATCATCAGCATCGAGCACAGGAACACGTGGATCGAGCGCCGGATCGGTGACGACGGGCACCGGGACGTCGTCGTACGACCGCAGCCGGCCGCCGTCGGACCGCCGAAGGACACCGGCACGGACGGCCCGCGACTGGAGCCGTCCGACAGGCTCGCGCACGAGTTGTCGTCCTCCGCGAGCGGGGATGGCGCGTCACCGGCCGAGACATGGCCGTCCCTGACCGTGGGTGGCGCGTCACCGGGCGAGACCCGGCCGTCCCTGACCGGGGGCGGCGCGTCGCCGCAGCAGAACGGCCTGTCGCCGCAGAACTCCGCGGACGACTGCGCGACGCCCACGCCGACCGTGAGCCCGACCGTCACGCCGGGTATGCCGGACGTTCCGTCGGACGGGTCCTCGGCGCCGGGAGGAACCTCGGCCCAGGGCGCAGACCCACGCTCCGACTGCGCCACCGCCACAGCCACCGCCACCTCCCCCGCCACACGCATGGCGCCGCCGACGACCTCGTCCGGGACGAGCGTGCCGTCCTCGGCGGCCGTCCCGCCCCCGGCGGCGCCCACGGGCCCGACCGACCAGACCAACCCGACCGACCCGATCGACCCTTCCGCCACCGCGGAGCCCGCGATCCCGTTCGGTTCGCCGGGCGACGACATCGGCCCGTCATCCGTGCCCGAGGTCCCCGACGTCCCCGACGGCGGCGGTCTCATCCCCGACGACACGAGCACCGCGGACGTCCTCTTCGACAGCCCGGCCGGCGTCTTCAACGGCTGA
- a CDS encoding lipase maturation factor family protein, which yields MDWFVAPDYWLSRLVFQRALAVVYLVAFLTAALQFRALLGERGMLPVPRYVSRVSFKQAPSVFHFHYSDRFFAAWSWAGCVVSVALIAGVDSHVPLWAGMVLWLIPWALYLSIVNVGQTWYSFGWESLLLEVGFLAVFLGNDEVAPPIVVLFLLRWILFRVEFGAGLIKMRGDACWRQLTCLYYHHETQPMPGPLSWFFHHLPAPLHRVEVAANHFTQLVVPVLLFTPQPIATAAASLMIATQLWLVLSGNFSWLNWITIVLALSAVEFPTTAAKVPGPPLWYEVVVLAVGAGLVALSYQPVRNMVSRRQVMNRSFDPLHLVNTYGAFGSISRARYEVVIEGTADDVPREDSDWREYEFKGKPGDPRRRPRQFAPYHLRLDWLMWFAGLSPAYAASWFGGLVERLLENDRDTLRLLRRSPFPPDAPPRYVRADLYHYRFTTWRELRETGAWWERTYVREFMPPTRLATPVTQRR from the coding sequence GTGGACTGGTTCGTCGCACCGGACTACTGGCTGAGCCGGCTGGTCTTCCAGCGGGCTCTGGCCGTCGTGTATCTGGTCGCCTTCCTGACCGCGGCACTGCAGTTCCGTGCGTTGCTCGGGGAGCGCGGAATGCTGCCGGTGCCGCGTTACGTGTCCCGGGTGTCCTTCAAGCAGGCGCCCAGCGTCTTCCACTTCCACTACTCGGACCGCTTCTTCGCCGCCTGGTCGTGGGCGGGGTGCGTGGTGTCGGTGGCGCTGATCGCCGGCGTCGACTCCCATGTGCCGCTGTGGGCGGGGATGGTGCTCTGGCTGATCCCATGGGCCCTGTATCTGTCGATCGTCAACGTCGGCCAGACCTGGTACTCGTTCGGCTGGGAGTCGCTGCTGCTGGAAGTCGGCTTCCTGGCCGTCTTCCTGGGCAACGACGAGGTCGCTCCGCCGATCGTCGTGCTGTTCCTGCTGCGCTGGATCCTGTTCCGCGTCGAGTTCGGCGCCGGGCTGATCAAGATGCGCGGGGACGCCTGCTGGCGGCAGTTGACGTGTCTGTACTACCACCACGAGACGCAGCCGATGCCGGGCCCGCTGAGCTGGTTCTTCCACCATTTGCCGGCGCCACTGCACCGGGTGGAGGTGGCGGCCAACCACTTCACGCAACTGGTCGTGCCCGTCCTGCTGTTCACGCCCCAGCCGATCGCGACGGCCGCCGCGTCCCTGATGATCGCGACCCAGCTGTGGCTGGTCCTGTCCGGCAACTTCTCCTGGCTGAACTGGATCACGATCGTGCTGGCCCTGTCGGCGGTCGAGTTCCCCACCACGGCTGCGAAGGTGCCGGGGCCGCCGCTGTGGTACGAGGTCGTGGTCCTGGCCGTCGGTGCGGGTCTGGTCGCCCTCAGCTACCAGCCCGTACGCAACATGGTCTCCCGCCGCCAGGTCATGAACCGCTCCTTCGACCCGCTGCACCTGGTCAACACGTACGGCGCGTTCGGCAGTATCAGTCGCGCGAGGTACGAGGTCGTGATCGAGGGCACGGCGGACGACGTACCGCGGGAGGACTCCGACTGGCGGGAGTACGAGTTCAAGGGCAAACCGGGTGATCCACGTCGCCGGCCGCGCCAGTTCGCCCCGTACCATCTGCGGCTCGACTGGCTGATGTGGTTCGCGGGGCTCTCCCCCGCGTACGCGGCCTCCTGGTTCGGCGGCCTGGTCGAACGCCTCCTGGAGAACGACCGCGACACGCTGCGACTCCTGCGCCGCTCCCCGTTCCCTCCGGACGCGCCGCCCCGCTACGTACGGGCCGACCTGTATCACTACCGGTTCACGACGTGGCGCGAGCTGCGGGAGACGGGGGCGTGGTGGGAACGCACATATGTACGGGAATTCATGCCGCCGACGCGACTGGCCACTCCGGTGACTCAGAGGCGGTAG
- a CDS encoding amidohydrolase family protein codes for MTVDAHHHVWDLTVRDQDWITGPELRPIRRNFTLVDLEGEARAVGVDRTVLVQTITVAEETPEFLALAEENDIVAGVVGWTDLTSPDVADALARLRELPGGSYLRGIRHQVQGEPDPEWLLRPDVRRGLAAVGEAGLVYDLLVLPHQLPASVKAAASLPELTFVLDHLGKPPIASGTLEPWASQVRALAALPNTVCKLSGMVTEADWENWRVADLRPYADTVLEAFGPDRLMFGSDWPVCTLASTYAEVRDVAHALTPDLGDHERAQILEGTAARVYRL; via the coding sequence GTGACCGTTGACGCCCACCACCACGTGTGGGACCTCACCGTCCGCGACCAGGACTGGATCACCGGCCCCGAACTCCGGCCCATCCGCCGGAACTTCACTCTCGTGGACTTGGAGGGTGAGGCGCGTGCGGTCGGCGTCGACCGGACGGTGCTCGTACAGACGATCACGGTGGCCGAGGAAACCCCGGAGTTCCTGGCGCTCGCGGAGGAGAACGACATCGTCGCGGGGGTCGTCGGCTGGACCGATCTGACGAGCCCGGACGTGGCGGACGCGCTGGCCCGGCTGCGTGAGCTGCCGGGCGGCTCTTACCTGCGCGGCATCCGCCACCAGGTGCAGGGCGAACCGGACCCGGAGTGGCTGCTGCGCCCCGACGTACGCCGTGGCCTGGCCGCCGTGGGCGAGGCCGGCCTCGTCTACGACCTGCTGGTCCTGCCGCACCAGCTCCCCGCGTCCGTCAAGGCGGCCGCGTCCTTGCCCGAACTCACCTTCGTCCTTGATCACTTGGGTAAGCCGCCGATCGCCTCCGGCACGCTCGAACCCTGGGCGTCGCAGGTCCGGGCGCTCGCCGCCCTGCCCAACACGGTCTGCAAGCTGTCGGGCATGGTGACCGAGGCGGACTGGGAGAACTGGCGGGTCGCCGACCTGCGGCCGTACGCGGACACCGTCCTGGAGGCCTTTGGTCCGGACCGGCTGATGTTCGGCTCCGACTGGCCCGTGTGCACGCTGGCCTCCACCTACGCCGAGGTGCGGGACGTGGCGCACGCGCTGACCCCGGACCTTGGCGATCACGAACGCGCACAGATCCTGGAGGGCACCGCCGCACGTGTCTACCGCCTCTGA
- a CDS encoding L-rhamnose mutarotase, with protein MRVALHTKVRADRVEEYEAAHREVPKELTEAIRAAGTASWTIWRSGSDLFHVLECEDYPRLLAELEKLPVNVAWQARMADLLDVVHDYSSEGADAGLPVVWELP; from the coding sequence ATGAGAGTCGCCCTGCACACCAAGGTCCGCGCCGACCGCGTCGAGGAGTACGAGGCCGCCCACCGAGAGGTGCCCAAGGAGCTGACCGAGGCGATCCGGGCCGCCGGAACCGCGTCCTGGACGATCTGGCGCAGTGGTTCGGACCTCTTCCACGTGCTGGAGTGCGAGGACTACCCGCGCCTGCTGGCCGAGCTGGAGAAACTGCCGGTCAATGTGGCCTGGCAGGCCCGTATGGCGGACCTGCTCGACGTCGTGCACGACTACTCGTCCGAGGGCGCGGACGCGGGTCTGCCCGTGGTGTGGGAGCTGCCGTGA
- a CDS encoding aldo/keto reductase, which produces MSALGRSGVQVGELAFGAAGIGNLYTEVSEEQAYEAVQAAWGSGIRSFDTAPHYGLGLSERRLGAALREHPRTAYTVSTKVGRLLEPTDPDGAAGDDLANGFAVPATHRRVWDFSAAGVRRSLEASLERLGLDRVDVVYLHDPDDHAEQAFREGYPALEKLRSEGLVGAIGAGMNQAEMLTRFVRETDVDVVLCAGRYTLLDQHALTELLPAAVERGVSVVIGGAFNSGLLADPRPGATFNYGTAPQELLDRALRLKETAERHGTTLRAAALAFCSAHPAVASVLVGARSAAEVLDCAGQFATTVPTAFWQELRNAALLPPDAPVPAEEPS; this is translated from the coding sequence GTGAGCGCCCTCGGCAGGAGCGGCGTCCAGGTCGGCGAGCTGGCCTTCGGCGCCGCCGGCATCGGCAACCTCTACACCGAGGTGAGCGAGGAGCAGGCGTACGAGGCGGTGCAGGCCGCCTGGGGGAGCGGGATCCGCTCCTTCGACACGGCCCCGCACTACGGCCTCGGCCTCTCCGAACGCCGCCTCGGCGCGGCCCTGCGCGAGCACCCCCGCACCGCGTACACGGTCTCCACCAAGGTGGGCCGCCTGCTGGAGCCCACAGACCCCGACGGCGCTGCCGGTGACGACCTGGCGAACGGCTTCGCCGTACCCGCCACCCACCGCCGTGTCTGGGACTTCAGCGCGGCCGGCGTACGGCGCAGCCTGGAGGCAAGCCTCGAACGGCTGGGCCTCGACCGCGTCGACGTCGTCTACCTCCACGACCCGGACGACCACGCCGAGCAGGCCTTCCGTGAGGGCTACCCGGCCCTGGAGAAGCTGCGCTCCGAGGGTCTGGTGGGCGCGATCGGGGCGGGCATGAACCAGGCCGAGATGCTCACCCGGTTCGTCCGCGAGACGGATGTCGACGTGGTGCTGTGCGCGGGCCGGTACACCCTGCTCGACCAGCACGCCCTGACCGAACTGCTGCCGGCCGCCGTCGAGCGCGGCGTGTCGGTCGTCATCGGCGGCGCCTTCAACTCCGGTCTGCTGGCCGACCCACGGCCGGGCGCGACATTCAACTACGGGACAGCGCCGCAGGAGTTGCTCGACCGCGCGCTGCGGCTCAAGGAGACCGCGGAACGGCACGGCACCACGCTTCGGGCGGCGGCACTGGCGTTCTGCTCCGCCCATCCGGCCGTGGCGAGCGTGCTCGTGGGCGCGCGCTCGGCGGCCGAAGTGCTCGACTGCGCCGGGCAGTTCGCGACGACCGTACCGACCGCGTTCTGGCAGGAACTGCGGAACGCGGCCCTGCTTCCACCCGACGCCCCCGTCCCGGCCGAGGAGCCGTCATGA
- a CDS encoding SDR family NAD(P)-dependent oxidoreductase — MSDFEGLRALVTGGASGIGRATAELLAERGAQVAVLDLDPSSVEKPLLAYRADVTDDASVRTAVAAAVTDLGGLDVLVNNAGIGAQGTVEDNEDEEWRRVLDVNVLGVVRTARAALPHLRVSAHAAIVNTCSIAATAGLPRRALYSASKGAVLSLTLAMAADHVREGIRVNCVNPGTADTPWIGRLLDAVDDPVAERAALEARQPTGRLVTPAEVAGAIAYLASPLSGATTGTALAVDGGVQGLRLRPVGQ, encoded by the coding sequence ATGAGCGACTTCGAGGGCCTCAGGGCCCTGGTGACCGGCGGCGCCTCCGGCATCGGACGGGCCACCGCGGAACTGCTGGCGGAGCGCGGCGCCCAGGTGGCCGTCCTGGACCTCGACCCGTCGTCGGTGGAGAAGCCGCTGCTCGCCTATCGGGCCGACGTGACCGACGACGCGTCCGTACGCACGGCCGTGGCCGCCGCCGTCACCGACCTCGGCGGCCTGGACGTACTGGTCAACAACGCGGGCATCGGAGCCCAGGGCACGGTGGAGGACAACGAGGACGAGGAGTGGCGGCGGGTGCTCGACGTCAACGTCCTGGGCGTGGTCCGTACGGCCCGTGCGGCGCTGCCCCATCTGCGCGTGTCGGCGCACGCGGCGATCGTGAACACGTGCTCGATCGCCGCCACGGCCGGGCTGCCACGGAGGGCGCTCTACAGCGCCAGCAAGGGCGCCGTCCTCTCCCTGACCCTCGCCATGGCCGCCGACCATGTCCGCGAAGGCATCCGCGTCAACTGCGTCAACCCCGGCACGGCCGACACCCCTTGGATCGGGCGCCTCCTCGACGCGGTCGACGACCCCGTAGCCGAACGTGCCGCCCTTGAGGCCCGCCAGCCCACCGGGCGCCTGGTCACGCCCGCCGAAGTCGCCGGAGCCATCGCCTACTTGGCGAGCCCCCTGTCCGGCGCGACCACCGGGACCGCCCTCGCCGTGGACGGCGGGGTGCAGGGCCTCAGGCTGCGACCGGTGGGCCAGTGA